A section of the Rummeliibacillus pycnus genome encodes:
- a CDS encoding DUF1540 domain-containing protein — translation MAKDVLCEVSNCTFWQKGNQCTAHEIYVVSNRGTQASTTEETDCKTFEPRK, via the coding sequence ATGGCAAAGGATGTTCTTTGTGAAGTAAGTAACTGTACATTTTGGCAAAAAGGGAATCAATGTACTGCTCACGAAATTTATGTAGTCAGCAATAGAGGGACGCAAGCCTCTACTACTGAGGAAACAGATTGTAAAACATTTGAACCAAGAAAATAA
- a CDS encoding NADH dehydrogenase subunit 5, with product MLNFLDYISWSTIFFVLLGVSVCSGFMMLLPKTPLNYVRFHIGIIALPPITALFALVFNNESVIIGPWHFDSLSWLWSTFVLTIGLIVQRYSVRYLLGDQSYRKYFTLLTVTTIADSLAWLSDDLRLLLIGWGVTLLGLTMLIGLRKEWKVAREASKISGRYFAISWVILLIAVVWISQITGQWQLSEVLSHNNLSQLNVWEKTSINLLLLFSVIIPAAQWPFQRWLLDSVVAPTPISAVMHAGIVNAGSIMLTRFAPFYNGDVVQVVLLVLASVSVLVGTGIMLVQVDYKRQLVGSTIAQMGFMLIECALGAYLAAITHAVLHGLFKSTLFLQAGSAAQYNEPVTRKTQLSSFVWMIIGGGLGLLLGFAFWLTSPDEGYQLVSALILGWSVALAWTQLVAFGAGHIGRITGIILFAGAALVFQIVHTVFNKLLHDAIPSGIQQSISMGILLLVILLVASSIGTWFIRKNSKASIAIYLWLIRLGEPKRKLVESHPKYLTQLLSRGGNVH from the coding sequence ATGTTGAATTTCTTAGATTATATTTCTTGGTCGACAATTTTTTTCGTATTACTAGGGGTTTCTGTATGTAGTGGTTTTATGATGTTACTTCCTAAAACACCTTTAAATTATGTTCGTTTTCACATAGGAATCATTGCTTTACCCCCAATTACAGCTCTATTCGCTCTAGTTTTTAACAATGAGAGTGTGATAATAGGACCTTGGCATTTTGATTCTTTATCATGGCTATGGTCAACATTCGTTTTAACAATTGGGTTAATTGTACAACGATACTCTGTTCGCTATTTACTAGGTGATCAGTCTTACAGAAAGTATTTTACATTACTAACAGTCACTACAATTGCTGATTCACTTGCTTGGCTTAGTGATGATTTACGCCTTCTTTTAATCGGATGGGGTGTTACTCTGTTAGGATTGACAATGCTTATAGGCCTAAGAAAAGAATGGAAAGTTGCTCGAGAAGCATCTAAAATTTCAGGACGCTATTTTGCCATCAGTTGGGTGATCTTGTTAATTGCAGTTGTATGGATTTCTCAAATTACTGGACAATGGCAATTATCTGAAGTTCTTAGTCATAATAACCTTTCACAATTAAATGTGTGGGAGAAAACTTCTATTAATCTATTGTTACTTTTCTCAGTTATTATTCCAGCAGCACAATGGCCATTCCAACGTTGGTTGTTAGATTCAGTTGTTGCACCTACACCTATTTCTGCAGTCATGCATGCAGGAATCGTGAATGCTGGTAGTATAATGCTAACTCGATTTGCTCCTTTCTATAATGGCGATGTAGTACAAGTTGTTTTACTTGTTTTAGCAAGTGTCTCTGTTTTAGTTGGAACAGGCATAATGCTTGTACAAGTGGACTATAAACGACAACTTGTAGGCTCTACCATCGCACAAATGGGGTTCATGTTAATCGAATGTGCGTTAGGAGCATATCTAGCAGCTATTACACACGCAGTATTACATGGTCTATTTAAATCGACTCTATTCTTACAAGCTGGTTCTGCTGCTCAATATAACGAACCAGTTACTCGAAAAACTCAATTATCTTCATTCGTGTGGATGATTATTGGAGGAGGTTTAGGGCTACTGTTAGGATTTGCATTTTGGTTAACTTCTCCGGATGAAGGATACCAACTAGTTAGTGCTTTAATCTTAGGCTGGTCTGTGGCACTTGCTTGGACACAACTTGTTGCCTTTGGAGCTGGTCATATTGGACGTATTACGGGAATCATTCTATTTGCAGGAGCAGCCCTTGTATTCCAAATAGTACACACTGTATTTAATAAACTATTGCATGATGCAATCCCAAGCGGAATCCAACAATCTATTTCAATGGGTATTTTACTTTTAGTAATATTATTGGTTGCTAGTTCAATTGGAACATGGTTTATTCGCAAAAATTCAAAAGCTTCAATTGCTATCTATCTATGGCTTATTCGCTTAGGTGAGCCAAAAAGAAAATTAGTAGAAAGCCATCCAAAGTATCTAACACAATTGTTATCTCGAGGGGGTAATGTACATTGA
- a CDS encoding DUF2309 domain-containing protein encodes MSTAVTLNFEKESDYLNFDINDLVKSASEVIVPLGHINSFAARSPWAGLEHQTFEQVARRLKDTCDVDIYPNHALLKSAFEKGEINKRFLEEGMKKWLEIQDLDIPRSVAEQYCRNALEMNQKPYHTSVGPEVEQIAKKMSHFKNQIPKNYTVLTYSQRIEKTGKESIAEDLNLHIIKWCKLYLDESQAVWSMPNREEGFYRAWKAMIQYDPALNHGIRKQLKTLSEDAEQVLTEVLINLGIPQAQLQDYLEAHLLALPGWAGMMLWRSQQSSQEEKLLLDYLAIRIAMEWAMVETHLPLPTSKVEDQVLIEPLLLSWAQWGDMPIGEWTKLTSTKAIARLLLADRFDQFVRNHLWLEAWEKTYEVQLKEMILSKQPKAAQQTKNVMAQFAFCIDVRSEPFRRQLEKVGPFETFGTAGFFGLPIETTELGSAHSHESLPVMFKPQYKVIESSTDVDLKHYKQRTNAANSISHTFKTMKHNMLSNLLLPEISGPWLSLQTLARSFVPQKAGYAMRKIREKWLYKPSTKLSLEHMHTLDSELQVGFSEKEQVLYARQALNMMGLTNHFAPLVVICGHGSHSTNNPYSSALDCGACGGASSKFNARVLATLCNLPKVRAALETEGIVIPEETVFVAAEHITTLDELHFVYVPQLSKTAKESYDCIQKKLPKVREEANAERIEQLPTLDSHYKNLKEEVQRFAEDWSEVRPEWGLARNATFIIGERKLTEACNLEGRAFLHNYQWKNDVNGDILAKIIAGPAKVAQWINLQYYASTVAPHYYGSGNKTTQTITSGIGVMQGNASDLMSGLPWQSVMLSDEEAYHEPLRLLIVIQAPKKHIERLLERDQAFLQKLQHGWIRLASIDSEGHWESWS; translated from the coding sequence TTGAGTACTGCAGTCACATTAAACTTTGAAAAAGAATCTGATTACCTTAATTTTGATATTAATGATTTGGTGAAATCTGCAAGTGAAGTAATTGTACCTCTAGGACACATCAACTCGTTTGCAGCACGTAGTCCATGGGCAGGATTAGAACACCAAACGTTTGAACAAGTAGCGCGTCGTCTAAAAGACACTTGTGATGTAGATATATATCCGAATCATGCGTTGTTAAAATCTGCATTCGAAAAAGGTGAGATCAACAAAAGGTTTTTAGAAGAAGGAATGAAAAAGTGGCTTGAAATACAAGATTTAGACATTCCAAGAAGTGTAGCTGAGCAGTATTGCCGTAATGCCCTAGAGATGAATCAGAAACCTTATCATACATCTGTGGGACCAGAAGTAGAACAAATAGCTAAAAAAATGAGTCATTTTAAAAACCAAATTCCTAAGAATTATACAGTGCTTACCTATAGCCAACGTATAGAAAAAACGGGGAAAGAGAGTATTGCTGAAGATCTAAATCTTCATATCATTAAATGGTGTAAATTATACCTAGATGAATCACAAGCAGTTTGGTCAATGCCTAATCGTGAAGAGGGATTTTATCGCGCATGGAAGGCAATGATTCAATATGATCCAGCATTGAACCATGGTATACGAAAACAGTTGAAAACATTGTCTGAAGATGCAGAACAAGTATTAACAGAAGTGTTGATCAATTTGGGAATCCCTCAAGCTCAACTACAAGATTATCTTGAAGCACATTTACTAGCATTACCTGGCTGGGCTGGTATGATGCTTTGGCGTTCACAACAATCTAGTCAAGAGGAAAAACTACTTCTAGACTATCTAGCAATCCGAATTGCAATGGAGTGGGCTATGGTAGAGACACATCTTCCATTACCTACATCTAAAGTAGAAGATCAGGTATTAATTGAACCACTGCTATTAAGTTGGGCACAATGGGGAGATATGCCGATTGGTGAGTGGACAAAACTAACTTCAACAAAAGCGATAGCACGCTTGTTACTTGCTGATCGTTTTGATCAATTTGTTCGCAATCATCTTTGGTTGGAAGCGTGGGAAAAAACATATGAAGTTCAATTGAAAGAAATGATTTTGTCAAAACAACCTAAAGCTGCTCAACAAACAAAGAATGTAATGGCACAATTTGCTTTTTGCATTGACGTACGTTCAGAACCTTTCCGTCGCCAACTAGAAAAAGTGGGACCTTTTGAGACATTTGGAACGGCAGGATTCTTCGGATTGCCAATCGAAACAACGGAACTTGGTAGTGCGCATAGCCATGAATCCTTACCTGTAATGTTCAAACCACAATATAAAGTAATCGAATCATCCACTGATGTGGATTTAAAACACTATAAGCAACGTACAAACGCTGCTAATTCAATAAGTCACACATTTAAGACGATGAAACATAACATGTTATCAAACTTATTACTACCAGAGATTAGTGGACCTTGGCTTAGTTTGCAAACTTTGGCTCGTAGCTTTGTACCTCAAAAAGCAGGGTATGCTATGCGAAAAATAAGGGAAAAATGGCTATACAAACCTTCTACCAAACTTTCACTTGAGCATATGCATACACTGGATTCAGAATTACAAGTAGGATTTTCTGAAAAAGAGCAAGTATTGTATGCTAGACAAGCTTTAAATATGATGGGTCTAACAAATCATTTTGCTCCACTAGTTGTTATTTGTGGTCATGGCAGCCATAGTACCAACAATCCATATTCTTCAGCTTTAGATTGTGGTGCATGCGGAGGGGCTTCTAGTAAATTTAATGCACGTGTATTAGCCACTTTATGCAATCTTCCAAAAGTAAGAGCAGCGTTGGAGACGGAAGGAATTGTGATACCAGAAGAAACCGTTTTTGTAGCTGCTGAGCATATTACAACACTTGATGAACTTCATTTCGTATATGTTCCTCAGCTTTCTAAAACAGCAAAAGAATCATATGATTGTATACAAAAAAAATTGCCAAAAGTTCGTGAGGAAGCAAATGCAGAACGAATCGAACAGCTACCAACTTTAGATTCACATTATAAAAATCTAAAAGAAGAGGTTCAACGTTTTGCCGAAGATTGGAGTGAAGTTCGTCCAGAGTGGGGGTTGGCTCGTAATGCAACATTTATCATTGGTGAACGGAAACTTACTGAAGCATGTAATTTAGAAGGACGGGCATTTCTTCATAACTATCAGTGGAAGAATGATGTTAATGGTGATATACTTGCGAAAATTATTGCTGGGCCAGCTAAAGTTGCCCAATGGATTAACCTACAATATTATGCGTCTACTGTAGCGCCACATTATTATGGTAGTGGTAACAAGACTACACAGACAATAACCTCTGGTATTGGTGTCATGCAGGGAAATGCTAGTGATTTAATGTCAGGACTTCCATGGCAGTCTGTTATGCTATCAGACGAAGAGGCTTACCATGAACCATTACGCTTGTTAATCGTAATTCAAGCACCTAAAAAGCATATTGAACGGCTATTAGAACGTGATCAAGCATTTCTTCAAAAACTACAACATGGTTGGATCCGTTTAGCTTCGATTGATTCTGAAGGACATTGGGAAAGCTGGTCTTAA
- a CDS encoding DUF2294 domain-containing protein: MDKTKGNLESEISKALTHWEKSYLGRGSVSVKSDILRDMVIVVLRGILTPAEYSVCKNKEGLLSVKEHRNSLVESGLDELKQIILEITGEEVVSFHTDLSTQTGERVILFKLSNDLQSKLS, from the coding sequence ATGGATAAAACAAAAGGAAATCTAGAATCAGAAATAAGTAAAGCATTAACGCACTGGGAAAAAAGCTATCTTGGCCGTGGATCGGTTTCAGTAAAATCGGATATCTTACGCGATATGGTAATTGTAGTATTGCGTGGGATATTAACGCCCGCTGAATACTCAGTATGTAAAAATAAAGAAGGGTTACTATCAGTAAAAGAGCATCGAAATAGTTTGGTTGAATCTGGTTTGGATGAGCTGAAGCAAATTATTCTAGAGATAACAGGCGAGGAAGTAGTAAGTTTTCATACAGATCTTAGTACACAAACAGGAGAACGAGTTATACTCTTTAAACTTTCAAATGATTTACAAAGCAAATTATCGTAA
- a CDS encoding carbonic anhydrase, translating to MFIDGNKKVLFVTGMDPELELILNQLKSNYRDNIIILQSYRQLILQPFDDFMRDIILTIYNENIDQIFLIDSKKDPKNSGKLMNKIYENKELLGKMQTVDYLFKNCIPEFSDGSVREWLEGSNTLSNSLQKNINIIRNHPLIPSDVKVTELFIDHENMRLTESDVTKKVLI from the coding sequence ATGTTTATAGATGGAAATAAAAAAGTGCTATTTGTGACTGGAATGGATCCAGAATTAGAATTAATACTAAACCAACTAAAGAGTAATTATCGAGATAATATCATTATCTTACAAAGCTATAGACAATTAATTTTACAACCTTTTGATGATTTTATGAGAGATATTATCCTTACGATCTATAATGAAAATATTGATCAAATTTTCTTGATTGATTCAAAAAAAGATCCAAAGAATTCAGGGAAACTCATGAATAAAATATATGAGAATAAGGAATTATTAGGTAAAATGCAAACAGTAGATTACCTTTTTAAAAATTGTATACCAGAATTTTCTGATGGGAGTGTCAGAGAATGGTTAGAAGGAAGCAACACTTTATCAAATAGTTTGCAGAAGAATATCAATATTATTCGAAACCATCCTTTGATTCCATCTGATGTAAAAGTAACTGAATTATTTATTGATCACGAGAACATGAGATTAACAGAAAGTGATGTTACTAAGAAAGTATTAATTTAA
- a CDS encoding iron chaperone, with the protein MEKSKISYNTVDEYIAQFPTDVQEKLQMLRKIIKDAVPNVGEKISYQMPTFTFRGNLVYFAAYKKHIGFYPTSSGINAYKDELQQYKMGKGSVQFPIDEPLPFELIRKIVQFRVAENIKKMKTSS; encoded by the coding sequence ATGGAAAAGAGCAAGATTAGTTATAATACAGTGGATGAATATATTGCACAATTTCCTACCGATGTTCAGGAAAAGCTACAAATGTTAAGAAAAATCATAAAAGATGCTGTACCAAATGTTGGTGAAAAAATAAGTTACCAAATGCCTACTTTTACTTTTAGAGGAAACTTAGTCTATTTTGCAGCTTATAAAAAGCATATTGGATTTTATCCGACTTCAAGTGGTATTAATGCTTACAAAGATGAATTACAACAATATAAAATGGGAAAAGGATCTGTTCAATTTCCGATAGATGAGCCATTACCTTTTGAATTAATTAGGAAGATTGTTCAATTTAGAGTGGCTGAGAATATAAAAAAAATGAAAACCAGTTCCTGA
- a CDS encoding M23 family metallopeptidase, translating into MSRYFISLFAMALLCGTILSTSASANEAPSREEILNQRMSFYVKYEDLLVPWYFLAAIDQYERNIQSVRKDIPKRDSIIAIQFSDEFWAGALNPYSQDTTPSTIDYFGGMGLDGNKDGIANSDDDEDIMYTMASYLSRFGPTENDFKLALWDYYKSESVVKQILTISTLYKHFNTPDLSKHVFPLPLNYDYSYRSTWGDNRGWGGRRIHEGTDLFASYGTPVLSTSYGIIEIKGWNRFGGWRVGIRDQNNSYHYYAHLSSFSKDIHVGDVVEPGKILGYVGSSGYGKEGTSGKFPPHLHYGIYKFNGRTEWAFDPYPSLASWERQTKQSKK; encoded by the coding sequence TTGTCTCGTTATTTTATTTCCTTATTCGCAATGGCCTTGTTATGTGGTACCATTTTATCCACTTCTGCATCTGCAAATGAAGCACCTTCTAGAGAGGAAATTCTAAATCAGCGCATGTCCTTTTATGTAAAATATGAAGATTTACTTGTTCCTTGGTACTTTTTAGCAGCTATTGATCAGTATGAAAGGAACATACAATCCGTTCGTAAAGACATACCTAAGCGTGATAGCATTATTGCTATTCAATTTTCAGATGAATTTTGGGCAGGCGCATTAAATCCTTACAGCCAAGATACAACGCCTTCAACTATAGATTATTTCGGTGGCATGGGTCTTGATGGAAACAAAGATGGAATTGCTAATTCAGATGACGATGAGGATATCATGTACACGATGGCTAGTTACCTAAGCAGATTTGGACCTACAGAAAATGATTTTAAGTTAGCACTATGGGATTATTACAAAAGCGAATCTGTGGTCAAACAAATTCTGACTATTTCTACTCTCTATAAACATTTCAATACTCCAGATCTCAGTAAACACGTATTTCCATTACCGTTAAACTATGACTACAGTTACAGAAGTACTTGGGGAGACAATAGAGGTTGGGGTGGCAGAAGAATTCATGAAGGGACTGACCTTTTTGCTAGCTATGGGACACCAGTTCTTTCTACATCCTATGGGATAATTGAAATCAAGGGTTGGAACAGATTTGGTGGATGGCGCGTTGGCATTCGAGATCAAAATAATTCGTATCATTATTATGCACATCTCTCTTCTTTTAGTAAGGATATTCATGTTGGCGATGTTGTCGAACCTGGCAAAATCTTAGGATATGTCGGTAGTTCTGGATATGGGAAAGAAGGAACATCTGGGAAATTCCCACCACATCTCCATTATGGTATTTATAAATTCAATGGAAGAACAGAATGGGCATTCGACCCTTACCCTTCACTCGCATCTTGGGAAAGACAAACAAAACAATCCAAAAAATAA
- a CDS encoding PrkA family serine protein kinase: MDILNKFKSYREEENRLKWEGTFAEYLSIVKERPEVAQTAHSRVYNMIKSSGLQERDGKKLYHFFGQEIFGLETAIEKLVEEYFHPAARRLDVRKRILLLMGPVSGGKSTIVTLLKRGLEQYSRTDEGAVYAIKGCPMHEDPLHLIPHHLRNDFHEEYGIRIEGNLSPLNTMRLEQEYDGNIENVMVERIFFSEDKRVGIGTFTPSDPKSQDIADLTGSIDFSTIAEFGSESDPRAYRFDGELNKANRGMMEFQEMLKLDEKFLWNLLSLTQEGNFKAGRFALISADELIVAHTNETEYRSFIANKKNEALHSRIIVMPIPYNLKVSQEERIYEKMIKESDMSHIHIAPHALKAAAIFSVLTRLEIPKKQGIDLVKKMRLYDGESVEGYNSVDVEELKKEYPNEGMNGIDPRYIINRISSAIIRKKVPSINALDVLLSLKDGLDQHASISQEDKEKYMNYIAVARREYDEIAKNEVQKAFVYSYEESAKTLMNNYLDNVEAFCNKNKLRDPLTGEELNPDEKLMRSIEEQIGISENAKKAFREEILIRISAYARKGKRFEYNSHERLREAIQKKLFADLKDVVKITTSSKTPDESQLKKINEVVATLIDEHGYNSTSANELLQYVGSLLNR, from the coding sequence ATAGACATTTTAAATAAGTTCAAGAGTTACCGTGAAGAAGAAAACAGGCTAAAATGGGAAGGGACTTTTGCAGAATATTTAAGTATTGTGAAAGAAAGACCAGAAGTTGCTCAAACAGCCCATTCACGGGTATACAATATGATTAAAAGTTCTGGGTTACAAGAAAGAGATGGCAAAAAATTATATCACTTTTTTGGGCAGGAAATTTTTGGACTTGAAACAGCTATTGAAAAATTAGTGGAGGAATATTTCCACCCTGCAGCTAGAAGACTAGATGTCCGTAAGCGTATTTTATTATTGATGGGACCTGTAAGTGGCGGGAAATCCACAATTGTAACGTTATTGAAGCGAGGGCTTGAACAATATTCGAGAACTGATGAAGGTGCTGTATATGCGATTAAAGGTTGCCCTATGCATGAAGACCCACTACATTTAATCCCTCATCATCTGCGTAATGATTTTCATGAAGAGTATGGTATCCGAATAGAGGGTAATTTATCTCCGTTAAATACAATGAGACTTGAACAAGAATATGATGGCAATATTGAGAATGTAATGGTTGAACGTATTTTCTTCTCAGAAGATAAGCGTGTTGGTATTGGTACCTTTACACCATCTGATCCGAAATCACAAGATATCGCGGATTTAACAGGTAGTATTGATTTCTCTACTATAGCAGAATTTGGATCTGAATCAGATCCGCGAGCTTATCGTTTTGATGGTGAGTTAAACAAAGCGAATAGAGGAATGATGGAGTTCCAAGAAATGCTTAAATTAGATGAGAAATTTCTATGGAATCTTTTATCATTAACTCAAGAAGGAAACTTTAAAGCAGGTAGATTTGCACTAATCAGTGCAGATGAATTAATTGTTGCTCACACTAATGAAACAGAATATCGATCCTTTATAGCCAACAAAAAGAACGAGGCACTTCACTCAAGAATTATTGTAATGCCGATTCCATATAATTTAAAAGTTAGTCAGGAAGAACGAATTTACGAAAAAATGATCAAAGAAAGTGACATGTCCCACATTCACATTGCACCCCATGCATTAAAAGCTGCAGCTATTTTCTCAGTATTAACAAGACTTGAAATCCCGAAAAAGCAAGGAATTGATTTAGTCAAGAAAATGCGTCTCTATGATGGAGAAAGTGTAGAAGGATATAATTCAGTTGATGTGGAAGAATTGAAAAAAGAGTATCCAAACGAAGGCATGAATGGAATTGATCCTCGTTATATTATTAACCGAATTTCTTCAGCTATTATACGTAAGAAAGTACCATCTATAAATGCATTAGATGTATTACTTTCTCTTAAAGACGGGCTCGATCAACATGCTTCAATTAGTCAGGAAGATAAAGAAAAATATATGAATTACATTGCAGTCGCAAGAAGGGAATACGATGAAATTGCAAAAAATGAAGTCCAAAAAGCATTTGTGTATTCGTATGAAGAATCTGCAAAAACCCTCATGAATAATTATCTCGATAATGTAGAAGCTTTTTGTAACAAAAACAAACTTCGAGATCCGCTTACTGGAGAAGAACTGAATCCAGATGAAAAACTAATGCGCTCTATAGAAGAACAGATCGGCATTTCGGAGAATGCGAAAAAAGCATTCCGTGAAGAAATTTTGATTCGCATATCTGCTTATGCAAGAAAAGGAAAACGATTTGAATATAATTCTCATGAAAGATTACGAGAAGCGATTCAAAAGAAATTGTTTGCTGATCTAAAAGATGTAGTAAAAATTACAACATCATCTAAAACCCCAGATGAATCTCAACTTAAAAAGATCAATGAAGTTGTTGCAACATTGATAGATGAACACGGATATAACTCAACTTCTGCAAATGAGTTGTTACAATACGTAGGTAGCTTATTGAATCGTTAA
- the yhbH gene encoding sporulation protein YhbH translates to MTENSNKHFVISQENWSLHRKGHQDQQRHMEKVKEAIQNNLPDLVSEESIIMSNGKDVIKIPIRSLDEYKIRYNYGKSKHVGQGNGDSKVGDVVARDSSGESKGPGKGKEAGDKAGEDYYEAEVSIEEIQNVLFKELELPNLQEKEMADITTEKIEFNDIRKKGLMGNIDKKRTILNAIKRNAMKGKAEITPILNDDLRFKTWDEVVKPESKAVVLAMMDTSGSMGSFEKYCARSFFFWMTRFLRSKYETVEIEFIAHHTIAKVVTEEEFFTKGESGGTICSSAYLKALELINEKYNPARYNIYPVHFSDGENMSTDNEACIRLVQELMKVSSMFGYGEVNQHNRFSTLMYNYKKIENSKFRHYVLKTKNDVYEALKCFFQKEQPEETK, encoded by the coding sequence GTGACTGAAAATTCAAATAAACATTTTGTTATCTCTCAGGAAAATTGGTCTCTCCATCGCAAAGGACACCAAGATCAACAACGTCATATGGAAAAAGTAAAGGAAGCCATTCAAAATAATTTACCTGATTTAGTAAGTGAAGAAAGCATTATTATGTCTAATGGTAAAGATGTAATCAAAATACCAATTCGTTCTTTAGATGAGTATAAAATTCGATATAACTATGGAAAATCTAAACATGTTGGTCAAGGAAATGGAGATAGTAAAGTAGGCGATGTAGTTGCCCGTGATTCAAGTGGGGAAAGTAAAGGTCCCGGAAAAGGGAAAGAGGCTGGAGACAAAGCTGGTGAAGATTACTACGAGGCAGAAGTAAGTATTGAAGAAATTCAGAATGTCTTATTTAAAGAGTTAGAGCTGCCTAATTTGCAAGAGAAAGAAATGGCCGATATAACAACCGAAAAAATTGAATTTAACGATATCCGCAAAAAAGGACTTATGGGGAATATCGATAAAAAGAGGACCATTTTAAATGCTATTAAACGTAATGCAATGAAAGGTAAGGCTGAGATTACGCCTATTTTGAATGACGATTTACGATTTAAGACATGGGATGAAGTTGTAAAACCTGAATCGAAAGCAGTTGTCCTTGCGATGATGGATACAAGTGGATCGATGGGAAGTTTTGAAAAATATTGTGCACGTAGCTTTTTCTTCTGGATGACAAGATTTCTACGCTCTAAGTATGAAACGGTTGAAATTGAATTTATTGCACATCACACGATTGCCAAAGTTGTAACAGAAGAAGAGTTTTTCACAAAGGGCGAAAGTGGTGGTACGATTTGTTCTTCAGCTTATTTAAAAGCATTAGAACTTATAAATGAGAAGTATAATCCAGCACGATATAACATCTATCCTGTTCACTTTTCTGATGGAGAAAATATGTCTACAGACAATGAAGCTTGCATTCGATTGGTGCAAGAATTAATGAAAGTTTCTAGCATGTTCGGCTATGGAGAAGTAAATCAACATAATCGCTTTTCAACCTTAATGTATAACTATAAAAAAATTGAGAATTCAAAGTTTCGTCATTATGTTTTAAAGACCAAAAATGATGTTTATGAAGCATTAAAATGCTTTTTCCAAAAAGAACAGCCTGAAGAAACTAAATGA